Below is a window of Pristiophorus japonicus isolate sPriJap1 unplaced genomic scaffold, sPriJap1.hap1 HAP1_SCAFFOLD_387, whole genome shotgun sequence DNA.
agggttgacggtggataagcaatggcaaacatttaaagatcacatggatgaacttcagcaaatgtacatccctgtccgcaGCAAaactaaaactgggaaggtggctcaaccatggctaaaaaaggaaattaaggatagtgttaaagccaaggaagaggcatataaattggctagaaaaagcaacaaacctgagcactgggagaaatttagaattcaacagaggaggactaagggtttaattaagagggggaaaatagagtacgagaggaagcttgcagggaatataaaaactgactgcaaaagcttctataaatatgtgaagagaaaaagattagtaaagacaaacgtaggtctcttgcagtcggattcaggtgaaattataatggggaacaaagaaatggcagaccaattgaaccaatacttcagttctgtcttcacgaaggaagatacaaataactttccgaaggtattaggggacagtgggtcgagtgagaaggaggaactgaaggatatccttattaggcaagaaatgtgttcgggaaattgatgggattgaaggccgataaatcccaggggcctgatggtctgcatcccagagtgctcaaggaagtggccctagaaaaagtggatgcattggtgatcattttccaacagtctatcgactctggatcagttcccatggactggagggtagctaatgtaacaccactttttaaaaaaaggagggagagagaaaacgggtaaatatagaccagttagcttgacattagtagtggggaaaatgttggaatcgatcatgaaggacgaaatagcagcgcatttggaaagcagtgacaggatcggaccaagtcagcatggatttatgaaagggaaattatgcttgacgaatcttctggaattttttgaggatgtaactagcagagtggacaagggagaaccagtggatgtggtgtatttggacttttgacaaggtcccgcacaagagattgttatgcaaaatcaaagcacatggtattggggataatatactgacgtggatagggaactgattggcagtcaggaagcagagagtctggataaacgggtccttttcagaatggcaggcagtgactagtggagtgccgcagggctcagtgctgggaccccagctctttacaatatacattaacgatttgggtgatggaatagagtgtaatatctccaagtttgcagatgacactaaactgagtggcggtgtaagctgtgaggaggacgctaagaggctgcagggtgacttggacaggttaggtgaatgggtaaatgagaactgaaataatccagagttagaaaggagaaacagcCCAAAATGGAATAgtgagtaacaggacatcaattagtctcctcttatagttgagacatcaaatattgacactctctgttctttgaaatatcaaaatattgacCTCCAGCCCAGTTATTATCAGCAGAACCAAACCCCAACTGACAGAACTAACacaattcagtcaggatgtgattcagAGCAACAATAACagtagaatccaacccctgcagtcacttgtgaactcgctggtgtcgcaGCAGGtcagatgatcgagtgaatcccttcccagactcacagtgggtgaacagcctctccccagtgtgactgcgacgATGTATTTCCAGCTTATAAGGTTTGGTTCAGTTCTGTACctgctgtgcgcagagtgagaataaaatcaatgagctgctgattttctctgctgaatACTGagccttttgtgctggcccaatagggcgagcccgggctggcccaatatggTGAGCCCGGGCTGGTCCAGGATCATCAGACAACAATCAGCACAaagctccctttcaggggccactgacctgggcacaaacatgtggtccaatgaaactgacagacaccctgaagccccgcccaccctttgtccttgccgtgtcgaagctccgagcagagtgcttgctttgggagtctcgtatcgggcatatggACAGCCGAATttgtagagtacactccataatacctcacggttgacactgtcaaaggccttggtcaggtcaatgaatgttaaaccaaccccacagtcactgacaccaagctcctcccatgtgatataaaccaacccttgtcactgacaccaagtgcactgggaaaatatgttaaagagtaagactgtagaaacgcagtggcaaacatttaaggagatattccataactctcagcgaagatttattcaagtgagaaataaagatgctaagagaaggatgaaccatccctggctaactaaggaagtaaaggatggtatcaaattgaaaaaggcatacaatgttgcaaaggacagtggaagaccagaggattgggacatttttagaaaccagcaaaggatgactaaaaaatgataaagacagggaagatagcagatgagagcaaactagcaagaaatataaaaacagacagtaagagtttctacaggtatataaaaaggaaacgagtagctaaagtaaacgttggtcccttagaagatgagactggggaattaataataggaaacatggaaatggcagagactttgaacaaatattttgcatcggtctttatgatagaggacactaaaaacatcccaatagttgataatcaaggagctattgcaccgggggtgggggggggggggacttaaaacagtcacgatcacgagagataaagtactaagctaatggtggacaagtcccctggacatgatgacatgcatcctcgcgtcttaaaagtggctgcagagatagtggatgcatcggttgtaatctaccaaaattccctgaattatggagaggtcccagcggactggaaaatcgCACATGTCacacccttatttaagaaaggagggagacagagagcaggaaactatagaccagttagcctcccaTCTACTGTTCAGAAAATACTGGAggtcatcattaaggaagtagtagcaggacatttagaaaatcatattgcagtcaagcagagtcagcgtggttccatgaaagggaaatcatgtttgacaaattttctggagtttgacgatgtaatgagcagagtggataaaggagaaccagttgatgtcgtatatttggataaaCAGAAAGCAATCCATATGGTTCCACACAAAAGGTGTTCACTGGgttgggtaatatatcagcatggatagaggattagcaaactaacagaaaaaagagtcaggataaatggatcattttcaggttggcaaactgtaactagtggggtgccgcagtgatcagtgctggggcctcaactatttacaattgatattaatgacttggatgaagtaacCGAGTGTAAcacagtcaaatttgctgatgatacaaagataggtgggaaagcatgttgtgaagaggatgcaaagaatctacaaaggaatatagataggttgtgagtgggcaaaaatctggcagatgaacGAAAATCTGGTAAAAcgtcaggttatctcctttggtaggacaaataaaaaagctaattattttttaaatgggaccaattacaaaatgctgtagtacagatggatctgggggaTTCTTGTATATGGAacccaaaaagttagcatgcaggtacagcaagtaatcaggaaggcaaatggaatcttggcctttattgcaaggcggggtcgagtataaaagtaggtaagtcctgctacatttgtacagggcgttggtaagaccacacctggagtactgcgcacagttttggtctggacttgtctccattcccgtgccgaggggattgctacaccagacaggAGGGGCaatatttggggacactgattccccaccaattcccattccccttcttcctggtggataatggaggagcCACTGTgtataatgtgcaagtcagtaagaattgtcagcaagctttctaattggagattttatttagtggaaactttcacacactattgtagattttgaacaaagatcaatttcagattgcagtaaaagttcataattttattgcaaaccaaATTTCTCTTGCGAGttactgaattaaggggaaagataacacatagtgtttcttaaatggacactgcagccccgagaacaccatcagcaatatatccagaatattatagtccagcccagttatagggttattatcagcagaaacaaacctcaaCTGGCAgattgaacatggttcagtcgggatgtgattaatagcagcaataacagcaggttccaacccctgcagtcacttgtgaactcgctggtgtctcagcaggttggatgacccagtgaatcccttcccacacactgagcagatgaacggcctctccccagtgtgaactcgctgatgtgtcagcagggtggatgaacaagtgaatcctttcccacactcagagcaggtaaacggtctctccccggtgtgaactcgctggtgtttcagcaggtcggatgacccagTAAATTCCTTCCCACacgcagagcaggtgaacggtctctccccggtgtgaactcgctggtgtttcagcagcttggatgatgttgtgaatcccttcccacactcagagcaggtgaacggcctctccccagtgtgaactcgctggtgtgtcagcagcttggatgatgtagtgaatcccttcccacactcagagcaggtgaacggcctctccccagtgtgaactcgctggtgtctcagtagatcggatgaataagtgaatccctgcccacactctgagcaggtgaatggcctctccccagtgtgaactcgctggtgtgactgcagggtggataactgagcgaatcccttcccacactgtgagcaggtgaacggcctctccccagtgtgaactcgctggtgtgtcagcaggttggatgactgagtgaatcgcttcccacactcagagcaggtgaacggcctctccccagtgtgaactcgctggtgtgtcagcaggtcggatgactgagtgaatcgcttcccacactcggggcaggtgaacggcctgtccccggtgtgaactcgctggtgagctacaagttgggataactcagtgaatctcttcccacacatggggcaggtgaatggcctctccccagtgtgactgcgtcgatgaatttccagcagggagggggaatggaatcccttcccacattcccatggtttctccagGGTGCGGGtaaccttgtgtctctccaggttggacgatcagttgaatccTCGTCcaaacacacaacacgtttacagtttctccgtgctttgaatggtgcgatgttttttcaggctgtgtaactggctaaagctctttccacaggcagtgcaatgGTACACACACTCGGGTGTATGTGTCTcagtgcctttccagtcacactgatgtttgaaatcttttcccacagacagaacagacaaacatttctccttccactttcaaagaccAATGATATTCAGGTCTTGATGAATCGATTAACTCCGTcatatcttgacgtgatgtttggtttgtgtttcctgtctgaaaatctccccttctaatacgctgtaaaaggagataacaaaactcatcactgtcagtacaagacagaaattcagaatagacacatctagtttccatggaacattctttcctctcttgttcttccaaagctgtatatccctgtcccacacattgcccctcctgctgtgctgaaatccaaatcaacacacatttctagactatttctcctccactcccagttataACCATCAATTCTAGCTGGGTTCAGCTCTgcactccctggttcccctccctctcatctGTCCCTCCCCTTAAGGcgcgactctggctgtgttcagttctacactcactggttcccctccctctcctcccctgaaggtgctcccCAAGGTGTTTTTTTATACCAGTATATTGAGGAGCCttatagggaacaggctatcctagactgggtattgtgtaatgagaaggggttaattaacagttttgttgtgcggggtcctgtagggaagagagaccataacatgattgaattctttcttaagatggaaagtgaagtagtccaatccgaaactagggtcccaaatctaaacaaaggaaactacgaaggtatgaggaatgaattcgtTATGATagtttgggaagattcattaaaaggcatgacggtggataggcaatggctaatatttaaggaacgaatgcatgaattgcaacagttatacattcctttctggcgtgaaaacacaaaaggaaaagtggcccaattaTGGCTAaataaataaattaaggatagtattcgatccaaagaggagttatacaaagttgtcagaaaaagtagcaagcctgaggattgggagcagtttagaattcagcaaaaaaggaccaagagattgattaagaggggaaaaatagagtataagagtaaacttgcaaggaacataaaaaccgactgaaaAAGTTTCGACAagaatgtaaaaagaaaaagattagcaaaaaaAAATGTAgggcctttacagacagaaacaggagaatttgtaatgaggaacaaggaaatggcagaacaattaaataattactttggttctgtcttcacgggagaggacacaaataacatcccagaaatgctagggaaccaagggtctagtaagcaagaggaattaaaggaaatgattattagtaagaaaatagtgctggagaaactaatgggactgaaggcagataaatcccatgggcctgatgatctgcaccccagagtactaaaagaggtagccatggtagatgcattggttgtcatcttacaacattctatagattatggaacagttcctgcagattggagggtggcaaatgtaaccacacaatttaaaaaaggagggagagagaaaacagggactacAGACCGGATAGCCTGTCattagtagtagagaaaatgctgaaatctattataaaggatgtgataacggcacacttagataatatcaatgggattaaacaaagtcaacatggatttatgaaaggaaaatcatgtttgacaacctactggagttttttgaggatgtaactgatagaatagataagggagaaccagtggatgtagtctatttggattttcagaaggcctttgatgaagtcccacataagaggttagtgtgcaaaattaaagcacataggattgggggtaatgtattagcatggattgaaaattggttaactatcaggaaacagagagtcggagtAAACGGATCTtttgcgggcagtgactagtggggtaccacagggatcagtgcttgaaccccagctattcacaatatatataaatgttttggatgagggaaccagatgtaatatttccaagtttgttgacgacacaaaactaggtgggattgtgagttgtgaggaggatgcaaagacgctgcaaggcgatttagataggttgagtgagtggacaaacacatggcagatgcagtataacatggataaatgtgaagttatccactttggtaggaaaaacataaggacaaagtattatttaaatggtgatggctggggaagtgtcgatgtacagagagacttgggtgtccttgtacaccagtcattgaaagcaaacatgcaggtgtagcaagcagttaggaaggcaaatggtatgttggccttcactgcaagaggatttgaatacaggagcaaggatgtctaactacagttatacaaggccttggtgagactgcacctggagtattgtgtgcagttctggtctccttacctaagaaaggatatacttgccatagagtgagAGCATGGGAgttcaggactgttgtatgaggagagattgggtcgactaggcctgtattcactcaagtttagaagaatgagaggggatctcattgaaacatataaaattctgactgggttggatagaatgcatgtggggaagatgtttcctctggatgggaagtctagaacaaggggtcagagtctcaggatacggggtaggaaatttaggaccgagatgaggagaaatcttttcaatcagagggtggtgaacctgtagaattctctactgcagaaggctgcagaggccaagtcactgaaagtatttaagagggagatagatagatttctagaaataaaaggtatcaaggggtatggggaaaaagcgggattatggtgttgagatagaggagcagcgatgatcatattgaatggtgttgcagactcgaagggccgaatggccaactcctgctcctattttctatgtttctatgtgctgactctggttgggttcagttccacactcaccggttccactcccctcctcccctaaaggtgctgactctggctgggttcaattctacactcactggttctcctccctctccctcccctgaagatgctgactctggttgATTTCAGTTCTATGCTCTTTGGTtctgcccccaccctcccctgaaggtactgactccggctgggttcagttcgacactcactggatctcctcccctgaaggtactgactctggctgggttcagttctacactcactggttcccctcccctgaaggtgctgactctggctgggttcagttctgcactcactggttccccctcccccaaaggtgctgactctggctgggttcagttctacattcactggttcccctcccctgaaggtgctgactctggctgggttcagttctacattcactggttcccctcccctgaaggcgctgactctggctgggttcagttctacactcactggttcccctcccctgaaggtgctgactctggctgggttcagttctgcactcctgaaggtattgactctggctgggttcagttctacactcactggttcccctcccctgaaggtgctgactctgactggtttCTCTtctacactgacatcattcacaaccagtgcc
It encodes the following:
- the LOC139250537 gene encoding zinc finger protein 229-like, with the protein product MTAWARRGFITSGGEAIKHEGRIRLRLDTPSEPAEAAVIKVKAHQKVVNNVQRGNEATDKATQEAKSMRVRIRKYILELSKQLKELRKEVRERQAGRDEQKELEDQGEWKEKCLSVLSVGKDFKHQCDWKGTETHTPECVYHCTACGKSFSQLHSLKKHRTIHTLEKPWECGKGFHSPSLLEIHRRSHTGERPFTCPMCGKRFTELSQLVAHQRVHTGDRPFTCPECGKRFTQSSDLLTHQRVHTGERPFTCSECGKRFTQSSNLLTHQRVHTGERPFTCSQCGKGFAQLSTLQSHQRVHTGERPFTCSECGQGFTYSSDLLRHQRVHTGERPFTCSECGKGFTTSSKLLTHQRVHTGERPFTCSECGKGFTTSSKLLKHQRVHTGERPFTCSACGKEFTGSSDLLKHQRVHTGERPFTCSECGKGFTCSSTLLTHQRVHTGERPFICSVCGKGFTGSSNLLRHQRVHK